In Vulpes lagopus strain Blue_001 chromosome 1, ASM1834538v1, whole genome shotgun sequence, a genomic segment contains:
- the TP53BP2 gene encoding apoptosis-stimulating of p53 protein 2 isoform X1 — protein sequence MRFGSEMMPMFLTVYLSDSEQHFTEVPVTPETMCRDVVDLCKEPGESECHLAEVWCGSERPVADNERMFDVLQRFGSQRNEVRFFLRHERPPGRDTVSGSRSQDPSVKRNGMKVPGEHRRKENGVNSPRMDLTLAELQEMASRQQQQIEAQQQMLATKEQRLKFLKQQDQRQQQEVAEQEKLRKLKEMAEKQEAKLKKVRALKGHVEQKRLSNGRLVEEIEHMNSVFQQKQRELVLAVSKVEELTRQLEMLRSGRMDGRHDSRSAAAELDRLYKELQLRNKLNQEQNAKLQQQRECLNKRNSEVAVMDKRVNELRDRLWKKKAALQQKESLPVSSDGNLPPQGLPAPSRVAAVGPYIQSSTMPRVPSRPELLVKPALPDSSLAMQAPDGPLKVHTLPNMRSGATSQTKGSKIHPLGPDWSSPSADISLSQASTPVPASSGGIPDQADDGEVPLREKEKKVRPFSMFDTVDQSAVPSPLGALRKNQSSEDILRDAQAANKNVTKVPPPVPSKPKQINLPYFGQTNQSASDTKPDGNLQQLSAAVASVGNKPKTGQQQRLMGSPGPPSAGQGQVLSPAGKQESPPAAAVRPFTPQPSKDTALPPFRKPQTVAASSIYSMYTQHQAPGKNFQQAVQSALTKTHSRGPHFSTVYGKPVIAAAQNQQQHPENVYSGPQGQLGSPEPDMEPASSVQEGHENERIPRPLSPTKLLPFLSNPYRNQSDADLEALRKKLSNAPRPLKKRSSITEPEGPNGPNIQKLLYQRTTIAAMETISVPSYPSKPTSVAADSESPVEIQNPYLHVEPEKEAVSLVPEPVSPEEVESTSSENTDMPAPSPGLDYVPEGVPDNSPNFQNSVEEPNAEAPHLLEVYLEEYPPYPPPPYPSGEPEGPGEDSGSMRPPEITGQVSLPPGKRTNLRKTGSERIAHGMRVKFNPLALLLDSSLEGEFDLVQRIIYEVDDPSLPNDEGITALHNAVCAGHTEIVKFLVQFGVNVNAADSDGWTPLHCAASCNNVQVCKFLVESGAAVFATTYSDMQTAADKCEEMEEGYTQCSQFLYGVQEKMGIMNKGVLYALWDYEPQNGDELPMREGDCMTVIRREDEDETEWWWARLHDKEGYVPRNLLGLYPRIKPRQRSLA from the exons TGAGTGGATCACGGTCTCAGGATCCAAGTGTAAAGAGAAATGGCATGAAAGTCCCTGGTGAACATAGAAGGAAGGAGAACGGG GTTAATAGCCCGAGGATGGATCTGACTCTGGCTGAGCTTCAGGAAATGGCATCTCGCCAGCAGCAACAGATTGAGGCCCAGCAACAAATGCTGGCAACCAAG GAACAGCGCTTGAAGTTTCTGAAACAGCAAGATCAGCGTCAACAGCAAGAAGTCGCTGAGCAAGAGAAGCTCAGGAAGCTGAAGGAGATGGCCGAGAAACAGGAGGCTAAGCTAAAGAAAGTTCGAGCCCTGAAGGGCCACGTGGAGCAGAAGAGGCTGAGCAATGGCCGCCTTG TGGAGGAGATTGAGCATATGAATAGCGTGTtccagcagaagcagagggaacttGTTCTGGCCGTGTCCAAGGTGGAGGAGCTGACGAGACAGCTGGAGATGCTCAGGAGCGGCAGGATGGACGGCCGACACGACAGCCGGTCCGCCGCGGCTGAGCTTGACCGGCTCTACAAGGAGCTGCAG TTACGAAACAAACTGAATCAGGAGCAGAACGCCAAGCTGCAGCAACAGCGGGAGTGTCTGAATAAGCGCAATTCAGAGGTGGCGGTCATGGACAAGCGTGTTAATGAGCTGCGGGACCGGCTGTGGAAGAAGAAGGCGGCGCTTCAGCAGAAGGAGAGCCTCCCG GTTTCATCTGATGGAAATCTGCCCCCGCAAGGGCTGCCAGCGCCCAGTCGTGTGGCCGCGGTGGGCCCTTACATCCAGTCGTCCACGATGCCTCGTGTCCCTTCAAGGCCTGAACTTCTGGTGAAGCCAGCTCTGCCGGACAGCTCCTTGGCCATGCAGGCTCCGGACGGTCCACTCAAAGTACACACGTTGCCCAACATGCGATCTGGGGCCACCTCCCAGACTAAAG GGTCTAAAATTCATCCACTGGGCCCTGACTGGAGTTCTCCAAGTGCAGACATTTCTTTGAGCCAAGCCTCCACGCCTGTGCCTGCAAGCTCAGGGGGTATCCCGGACCAAG cTGATGATGGAGAGGTTCccctgagggagaaggagaagaaagtccGTCCCTTTTCGATGTTTGACACGGTGGACCAGTCTGCTGTCCCATCCCCCTTGGGGGCTCTGAGGAAAAACCAGAGCAGTGAGGACATCCTGCGGGATGCTCAG GCTGCGAATAAAAATGTGACTAAAGTACCACCTCCTGTTCcatcaaaaccaaaacagatCAATTTGCCTTATTTTGGGCAAACTAATCAGTCAGCATCAGATACAAAGCCAGATGGAAACCTTCAGCAATTGTCAGCAGCTGTTGCGTCCGTGGGAAACAAACCGAAAACGGGGCAGCAGCAGAGGCTCATGGGGTCCCCTGGCCCACCTTCAGCTGGCCAGGGCCAGGTCCTGTCTCCAGCTGGTAAGCAGGAGAGCCCACCCGCCGCCGCTGTGCGGCCATTCACCCCTCAGCCTTCGAAGGACACCGCTCTTCCACCCTTCCGAAAACCCCAGACCGTGGCGGCAAGCTCCATATACTCCATGTACACGCAGCACCAAGCTCCTGGAAAAAACTTCCAGCAAGCGGTGCAGAGTGCCCTGACCAAAACACATTCCAGAGGGCCGCACTTCTCCACTG TTTATGGCAAGCCTGTGATTGCTGCTGCCCAGAACCAGCAGCAGCACCCGGAGAACGTTTATTCTGGCCCCCAGGGCCAGCTGGGCAGTcctgagcctgacatggagcctgcgtctTCAGTTCAGGAGGGCCACGAGAATGAAAGAATTCCTCGGCCCCTCAGCCCCACCAAACTGCTGCCCTTCTTGTCCAATCCCTACCGGAACCAGAGCGATGCTGACCTGGAAGCCCTGCGGAAGAAACTGTCCAATGCACCACGGCCACTAAAGAAGCGTAGCTCTATTACAGAGCCAGAGGGTCCGAATGGGCCAAATATCCAGAAACTTTTGTACCAGAGGACCACCATAGCTGCCATGGAGACCATCTCTGTCCCTTCATATCCCTCCAAGCCGACCTCAGTGGCGGCTGACTCTGAAAGCCCAGTAGAGATCCAGAATCCATATTTACATGTGGAGCCAGAGAAGGAGGCAGTCTCTCTGGTTCCTGAGCCAGTATCCCCAGAGGAAGTGGAGAGTACCAGTTCAGAGAACACGGACATGCCAGCTCCTTCTCCGGGCCTTGATTATGTGCCGGAAGGAGTCCCAGACAACAGCCCAAATTTTCAGAACAGTGTGGAGGAACCAAATGCAGAGGCACCCCATCTGCTTGAAGTGTACCTGGAGGAGTATCCCCCATACCCGCCCCCACCATACCCATCTGGGGAGCCAGAAGGTCCAGGAGAAGACTCTGGGAGCATGCGTCCCCCCGAAATCACAGGGCAGGTCTCACTGCCTCCT GGCAAAAGGACAAACTTGCGTAAAACTGGTTCAGAAAGGATTGCCCATGGGATGAGGGTCAAGTTCAACCCCCTTGCTTTGCTTCTAGATTCATCTTTGGAGGGAGAATTTGATCTTGTACAGAGGATTATTTATGAG GTTGATGACCCGAGCCTGCCCAATGACGAGGGCATCACCGCCCTTCACAACGCCGTGTGTGCAGGCCACACAGAGATCGTTAAGTTCCTCGTGCAATTTGGTGTCAATGTCAATGCTGCAGACAGTGATGGATG GACCCCGCTGCACTGTGCGGCCTCATGCAACAATGTGCAAGTGTGTAAGTTCCTGGTCGAGTCCGGAGCCGCTGTGTTCGCCACGACCTACAGTGACATGCAGACTGCCGCAGACAAGTGCGAGGAGATGGAGGAGGGctacacccagtgctcacagTTCCTTTACG GAGTCCAGGAGAAAATGGGCATCATGAACAAAGGAGTCCTTTACGCACTCTGGGATTATGAACCTCAGAATGGTGACGAGCTACCCATGCGAGAAGGGGACTGCATGACTGTCATCCGCAGGGAGGACGAAGATGAGACTGAGTGGTGGTGGGCCCGCCTGCATGACAAGGAGGGATACGTCCCACGAAACCTGCTGGGC CTATACCCAAGAATTAAACCAAGACAGAGGAGTTTGGCCTGA
- the TP53BP2 gene encoding apoptosis-stimulating of p53 protein 2 isoform X2, with product MFLTVYLSDSEQHFTEVPVTPETMCRDVVDLCKEPGESECHLAEVWCGSERPVADNERMFDVLQRFGSQRNEVRFFLRHERPPGRDTVSGSRSQDPSVKRNGMKVPGEHRRKENGVNSPRMDLTLAELQEMASRQQQQIEAQQQMLATKEQRLKFLKQQDQRQQQEVAEQEKLRKLKEMAEKQEAKLKKVRALKGHVEQKRLSNGRLVEEIEHMNSVFQQKQRELVLAVSKVEELTRQLEMLRSGRMDGRHDSRSAAAELDRLYKELQLRNKLNQEQNAKLQQQRECLNKRNSEVAVMDKRVNELRDRLWKKKAALQQKESLPVSSDGNLPPQGLPAPSRVAAVGPYIQSSTMPRVPSRPELLVKPALPDSSLAMQAPDGPLKVHTLPNMRSGATSQTKGSKIHPLGPDWSSPSADISLSQASTPVPASSGGIPDQADDGEVPLREKEKKVRPFSMFDTVDQSAVPSPLGALRKNQSSEDILRDAQAANKNVTKVPPPVPSKPKQINLPYFGQTNQSASDTKPDGNLQQLSAAVASVGNKPKTGQQQRLMGSPGPPSAGQGQVLSPAGKQESPPAAAVRPFTPQPSKDTALPPFRKPQTVAASSIYSMYTQHQAPGKNFQQAVQSALTKTHSRGPHFSTVYGKPVIAAAQNQQQHPENVYSGPQGQLGSPEPDMEPASSVQEGHENERIPRPLSPTKLLPFLSNPYRNQSDADLEALRKKLSNAPRPLKKRSSITEPEGPNGPNIQKLLYQRTTIAAMETISVPSYPSKPTSVAADSESPVEIQNPYLHVEPEKEAVSLVPEPVSPEEVESTSSENTDMPAPSPGLDYVPEGVPDNSPNFQNSVEEPNAEAPHLLEVYLEEYPPYPPPPYPSGEPEGPGEDSGSMRPPEITGQVSLPPGKRTNLRKTGSERIAHGMRVKFNPLALLLDSSLEGEFDLVQRIIYEVDDPSLPNDEGITALHNAVCAGHTEIVKFLVQFGVNVNAADSDGWTPLHCAASCNNVQVCKFLVESGAAVFATTYSDMQTAADKCEEMEEGYTQCSQFLYGVQEKMGIMNKGVLYALWDYEPQNGDELPMREGDCMTVIRREDEDETEWWWARLHDKEGYVPRNLLGLYPRIKPRQRSLA from the exons TGAGTGGATCACGGTCTCAGGATCCAAGTGTAAAGAGAAATGGCATGAAAGTCCCTGGTGAACATAGAAGGAAGGAGAACGGG GTTAATAGCCCGAGGATGGATCTGACTCTGGCTGAGCTTCAGGAAATGGCATCTCGCCAGCAGCAACAGATTGAGGCCCAGCAACAAATGCTGGCAACCAAG GAACAGCGCTTGAAGTTTCTGAAACAGCAAGATCAGCGTCAACAGCAAGAAGTCGCTGAGCAAGAGAAGCTCAGGAAGCTGAAGGAGATGGCCGAGAAACAGGAGGCTAAGCTAAAGAAAGTTCGAGCCCTGAAGGGCCACGTGGAGCAGAAGAGGCTGAGCAATGGCCGCCTTG TGGAGGAGATTGAGCATATGAATAGCGTGTtccagcagaagcagagggaacttGTTCTGGCCGTGTCCAAGGTGGAGGAGCTGACGAGACAGCTGGAGATGCTCAGGAGCGGCAGGATGGACGGCCGACACGACAGCCGGTCCGCCGCGGCTGAGCTTGACCGGCTCTACAAGGAGCTGCAG TTACGAAACAAACTGAATCAGGAGCAGAACGCCAAGCTGCAGCAACAGCGGGAGTGTCTGAATAAGCGCAATTCAGAGGTGGCGGTCATGGACAAGCGTGTTAATGAGCTGCGGGACCGGCTGTGGAAGAAGAAGGCGGCGCTTCAGCAGAAGGAGAGCCTCCCG GTTTCATCTGATGGAAATCTGCCCCCGCAAGGGCTGCCAGCGCCCAGTCGTGTGGCCGCGGTGGGCCCTTACATCCAGTCGTCCACGATGCCTCGTGTCCCTTCAAGGCCTGAACTTCTGGTGAAGCCAGCTCTGCCGGACAGCTCCTTGGCCATGCAGGCTCCGGACGGTCCACTCAAAGTACACACGTTGCCCAACATGCGATCTGGGGCCACCTCCCAGACTAAAG GGTCTAAAATTCATCCACTGGGCCCTGACTGGAGTTCTCCAAGTGCAGACATTTCTTTGAGCCAAGCCTCCACGCCTGTGCCTGCAAGCTCAGGGGGTATCCCGGACCAAG cTGATGATGGAGAGGTTCccctgagggagaaggagaagaaagtccGTCCCTTTTCGATGTTTGACACGGTGGACCAGTCTGCTGTCCCATCCCCCTTGGGGGCTCTGAGGAAAAACCAGAGCAGTGAGGACATCCTGCGGGATGCTCAG GCTGCGAATAAAAATGTGACTAAAGTACCACCTCCTGTTCcatcaaaaccaaaacagatCAATTTGCCTTATTTTGGGCAAACTAATCAGTCAGCATCAGATACAAAGCCAGATGGAAACCTTCAGCAATTGTCAGCAGCTGTTGCGTCCGTGGGAAACAAACCGAAAACGGGGCAGCAGCAGAGGCTCATGGGGTCCCCTGGCCCACCTTCAGCTGGCCAGGGCCAGGTCCTGTCTCCAGCTGGTAAGCAGGAGAGCCCACCCGCCGCCGCTGTGCGGCCATTCACCCCTCAGCCTTCGAAGGACACCGCTCTTCCACCCTTCCGAAAACCCCAGACCGTGGCGGCAAGCTCCATATACTCCATGTACACGCAGCACCAAGCTCCTGGAAAAAACTTCCAGCAAGCGGTGCAGAGTGCCCTGACCAAAACACATTCCAGAGGGCCGCACTTCTCCACTG TTTATGGCAAGCCTGTGATTGCTGCTGCCCAGAACCAGCAGCAGCACCCGGAGAACGTTTATTCTGGCCCCCAGGGCCAGCTGGGCAGTcctgagcctgacatggagcctgcgtctTCAGTTCAGGAGGGCCACGAGAATGAAAGAATTCCTCGGCCCCTCAGCCCCACCAAACTGCTGCCCTTCTTGTCCAATCCCTACCGGAACCAGAGCGATGCTGACCTGGAAGCCCTGCGGAAGAAACTGTCCAATGCACCACGGCCACTAAAGAAGCGTAGCTCTATTACAGAGCCAGAGGGTCCGAATGGGCCAAATATCCAGAAACTTTTGTACCAGAGGACCACCATAGCTGCCATGGAGACCATCTCTGTCCCTTCATATCCCTCCAAGCCGACCTCAGTGGCGGCTGACTCTGAAAGCCCAGTAGAGATCCAGAATCCATATTTACATGTGGAGCCAGAGAAGGAGGCAGTCTCTCTGGTTCCTGAGCCAGTATCCCCAGAGGAAGTGGAGAGTACCAGTTCAGAGAACACGGACATGCCAGCTCCTTCTCCGGGCCTTGATTATGTGCCGGAAGGAGTCCCAGACAACAGCCCAAATTTTCAGAACAGTGTGGAGGAACCAAATGCAGAGGCACCCCATCTGCTTGAAGTGTACCTGGAGGAGTATCCCCCATACCCGCCCCCACCATACCCATCTGGGGAGCCAGAAGGTCCAGGAGAAGACTCTGGGAGCATGCGTCCCCCCGAAATCACAGGGCAGGTCTCACTGCCTCCT GGCAAAAGGACAAACTTGCGTAAAACTGGTTCAGAAAGGATTGCCCATGGGATGAGGGTCAAGTTCAACCCCCTTGCTTTGCTTCTAGATTCATCTTTGGAGGGAGAATTTGATCTTGTACAGAGGATTATTTATGAG GTTGATGACCCGAGCCTGCCCAATGACGAGGGCATCACCGCCCTTCACAACGCCGTGTGTGCAGGCCACACAGAGATCGTTAAGTTCCTCGTGCAATTTGGTGTCAATGTCAATGCTGCAGACAGTGATGGATG GACCCCGCTGCACTGTGCGGCCTCATGCAACAATGTGCAAGTGTGTAAGTTCCTGGTCGAGTCCGGAGCCGCTGTGTTCGCCACGACCTACAGTGACATGCAGACTGCCGCAGACAAGTGCGAGGAGATGGAGGAGGGctacacccagtgctcacagTTCCTTTACG GAGTCCAGGAGAAAATGGGCATCATGAACAAAGGAGTCCTTTACGCACTCTGGGATTATGAACCTCAGAATGGTGACGAGCTACCCATGCGAGAAGGGGACTGCATGACTGTCATCCGCAGGGAGGACGAAGATGAGACTGAGTGGTGGTGGGCCCGCCTGCATGACAAGGAGGGATACGTCCCACGAAACCTGCTGGGC CTATACCCAAGAATTAAACCAAGACAGAGGAGTTTGGCCTGA
- the TP53BP2 gene encoding apoptosis-stimulating of p53 protein 2 isoform X3, giving the protein MFDVLQRFGSQRNEVRFFLRHERPPGRDTVSGSRSQDPSVKRNGMKVPGEHRRKENGVNSPRMDLTLAELQEMASRQQQQIEAQQQMLATKEQRLKFLKQQDQRQQQEVAEQEKLRKLKEMAEKQEAKLKKVRALKGHVEQKRLSNGRLVEEIEHMNSVFQQKQRELVLAVSKVEELTRQLEMLRSGRMDGRHDSRSAAAELDRLYKELQLRNKLNQEQNAKLQQQRECLNKRNSEVAVMDKRVNELRDRLWKKKAALQQKESLPVSSDGNLPPQGLPAPSRVAAVGPYIQSSTMPRVPSRPELLVKPALPDSSLAMQAPDGPLKVHTLPNMRSGATSQTKGSKIHPLGPDWSSPSADISLSQASTPVPASSGGIPDQADDGEVPLREKEKKVRPFSMFDTVDQSAVPSPLGALRKNQSSEDILRDAQAANKNVTKVPPPVPSKPKQINLPYFGQTNQSASDTKPDGNLQQLSAAVASVGNKPKTGQQQRLMGSPGPPSAGQGQVLSPAGKQESPPAAAVRPFTPQPSKDTALPPFRKPQTVAASSIYSMYTQHQAPGKNFQQAVQSALTKTHSRGPHFSTVYGKPVIAAAQNQQQHPENVYSGPQGQLGSPEPDMEPASSVQEGHENERIPRPLSPTKLLPFLSNPYRNQSDADLEALRKKLSNAPRPLKKRSSITEPEGPNGPNIQKLLYQRTTIAAMETISVPSYPSKPTSVAADSESPVEIQNPYLHVEPEKEAVSLVPEPVSPEEVESTSSENTDMPAPSPGLDYVPEGVPDNSPNFQNSVEEPNAEAPHLLEVYLEEYPPYPPPPYPSGEPEGPGEDSGSMRPPEITGQVSLPPGKRTNLRKTGSERIAHGMRVKFNPLALLLDSSLEGEFDLVQRIIYEVDDPSLPNDEGITALHNAVCAGHTEIVKFLVQFGVNVNAADSDGWTPLHCAASCNNVQVCKFLVESGAAVFATTYSDMQTAADKCEEMEEGYTQCSQFLYGVQEKMGIMNKGVLYALWDYEPQNGDELPMREGDCMTVIRREDEDETEWWWARLHDKEGYVPRNLLGLYPRIKPRQRSLA; this is encoded by the exons TGAGTGGATCACGGTCTCAGGATCCAAGTGTAAAGAGAAATGGCATGAAAGTCCCTGGTGAACATAGAAGGAAGGAGAACGGG GTTAATAGCCCGAGGATGGATCTGACTCTGGCTGAGCTTCAGGAAATGGCATCTCGCCAGCAGCAACAGATTGAGGCCCAGCAACAAATGCTGGCAACCAAG GAACAGCGCTTGAAGTTTCTGAAACAGCAAGATCAGCGTCAACAGCAAGAAGTCGCTGAGCAAGAGAAGCTCAGGAAGCTGAAGGAGATGGCCGAGAAACAGGAGGCTAAGCTAAAGAAAGTTCGAGCCCTGAAGGGCCACGTGGAGCAGAAGAGGCTGAGCAATGGCCGCCTTG TGGAGGAGATTGAGCATATGAATAGCGTGTtccagcagaagcagagggaacttGTTCTGGCCGTGTCCAAGGTGGAGGAGCTGACGAGACAGCTGGAGATGCTCAGGAGCGGCAGGATGGACGGCCGACACGACAGCCGGTCCGCCGCGGCTGAGCTTGACCGGCTCTACAAGGAGCTGCAG TTACGAAACAAACTGAATCAGGAGCAGAACGCCAAGCTGCAGCAACAGCGGGAGTGTCTGAATAAGCGCAATTCAGAGGTGGCGGTCATGGACAAGCGTGTTAATGAGCTGCGGGACCGGCTGTGGAAGAAGAAGGCGGCGCTTCAGCAGAAGGAGAGCCTCCCG GTTTCATCTGATGGAAATCTGCCCCCGCAAGGGCTGCCAGCGCCCAGTCGTGTGGCCGCGGTGGGCCCTTACATCCAGTCGTCCACGATGCCTCGTGTCCCTTCAAGGCCTGAACTTCTGGTGAAGCCAGCTCTGCCGGACAGCTCCTTGGCCATGCAGGCTCCGGACGGTCCACTCAAAGTACACACGTTGCCCAACATGCGATCTGGGGCCACCTCCCAGACTAAAG GGTCTAAAATTCATCCACTGGGCCCTGACTGGAGTTCTCCAAGTGCAGACATTTCTTTGAGCCAAGCCTCCACGCCTGTGCCTGCAAGCTCAGGGGGTATCCCGGACCAAG cTGATGATGGAGAGGTTCccctgagggagaaggagaagaaagtccGTCCCTTTTCGATGTTTGACACGGTGGACCAGTCTGCTGTCCCATCCCCCTTGGGGGCTCTGAGGAAAAACCAGAGCAGTGAGGACATCCTGCGGGATGCTCAG GCTGCGAATAAAAATGTGACTAAAGTACCACCTCCTGTTCcatcaaaaccaaaacagatCAATTTGCCTTATTTTGGGCAAACTAATCAGTCAGCATCAGATACAAAGCCAGATGGAAACCTTCAGCAATTGTCAGCAGCTGTTGCGTCCGTGGGAAACAAACCGAAAACGGGGCAGCAGCAGAGGCTCATGGGGTCCCCTGGCCCACCTTCAGCTGGCCAGGGCCAGGTCCTGTCTCCAGCTGGTAAGCAGGAGAGCCCACCCGCCGCCGCTGTGCGGCCATTCACCCCTCAGCCTTCGAAGGACACCGCTCTTCCACCCTTCCGAAAACCCCAGACCGTGGCGGCAAGCTCCATATACTCCATGTACACGCAGCACCAAGCTCCTGGAAAAAACTTCCAGCAAGCGGTGCAGAGTGCCCTGACCAAAACACATTCCAGAGGGCCGCACTTCTCCACTG TTTATGGCAAGCCTGTGATTGCTGCTGCCCAGAACCAGCAGCAGCACCCGGAGAACGTTTATTCTGGCCCCCAGGGCCAGCTGGGCAGTcctgagcctgacatggagcctgcgtctTCAGTTCAGGAGGGCCACGAGAATGAAAGAATTCCTCGGCCCCTCAGCCCCACCAAACTGCTGCCCTTCTTGTCCAATCCCTACCGGAACCAGAGCGATGCTGACCTGGAAGCCCTGCGGAAGAAACTGTCCAATGCACCACGGCCACTAAAGAAGCGTAGCTCTATTACAGAGCCAGAGGGTCCGAATGGGCCAAATATCCAGAAACTTTTGTACCAGAGGACCACCATAGCTGCCATGGAGACCATCTCTGTCCCTTCATATCCCTCCAAGCCGACCTCAGTGGCGGCTGACTCTGAAAGCCCAGTAGAGATCCAGAATCCATATTTACATGTGGAGCCAGAGAAGGAGGCAGTCTCTCTGGTTCCTGAGCCAGTATCCCCAGAGGAAGTGGAGAGTACCAGTTCAGAGAACACGGACATGCCAGCTCCTTCTCCGGGCCTTGATTATGTGCCGGAAGGAGTCCCAGACAACAGCCCAAATTTTCAGAACAGTGTGGAGGAACCAAATGCAGAGGCACCCCATCTGCTTGAAGTGTACCTGGAGGAGTATCCCCCATACCCGCCCCCACCATACCCATCTGGGGAGCCAGAAGGTCCAGGAGAAGACTCTGGGAGCATGCGTCCCCCCGAAATCACAGGGCAGGTCTCACTGCCTCCT GGCAAAAGGACAAACTTGCGTAAAACTGGTTCAGAAAGGATTGCCCATGGGATGAGGGTCAAGTTCAACCCCCTTGCTTTGCTTCTAGATTCATCTTTGGAGGGAGAATTTGATCTTGTACAGAGGATTATTTATGAG GTTGATGACCCGAGCCTGCCCAATGACGAGGGCATCACCGCCCTTCACAACGCCGTGTGTGCAGGCCACACAGAGATCGTTAAGTTCCTCGTGCAATTTGGTGTCAATGTCAATGCTGCAGACAGTGATGGATG GACCCCGCTGCACTGTGCGGCCTCATGCAACAATGTGCAAGTGTGTAAGTTCCTGGTCGAGTCCGGAGCCGCTGTGTTCGCCACGACCTACAGTGACATGCAGACTGCCGCAGACAAGTGCGAGGAGATGGAGGAGGGctacacccagtgctcacagTTCCTTTACG GAGTCCAGGAGAAAATGGGCATCATGAACAAAGGAGTCCTTTACGCACTCTGGGATTATGAACCTCAGAATGGTGACGAGCTACCCATGCGAGAAGGGGACTGCATGACTGTCATCCGCAGGGAGGACGAAGATGAGACTGAGTGGTGGTGGGCCCGCCTGCATGACAAGGAGGGATACGTCCCACGAAACCTGCTGGGC CTATACCCAAGAATTAAACCAAGACAGAGGAGTTTGGCCTGA